A region from the Canis lupus dingo isolate Sandy chromosome 9, ASM325472v2, whole genome shotgun sequence genome encodes:
- the LOC112655220 gene encoding keratin-associated protein 16-1 translates to MSGNCCSRKCPSVPGISLCSTEVSCGGPVCLPSSCQSQTWQLVTCQGSCESSSCGPQCCQPSCAVSSCAQPVCCEATTCEPSCAVSSCAQPVCYEATICEPSCAVNSCAQPVCCEATTCEPSCAVSSCAQPVCYEATICEPSCSMNSCAQPVCCEATICEPSCAVNSCAQPVCYEATICEPSCAVNSCAQPVCCEATICEPSCSVSSCCQPVCCETPSCQPVLCVPTPCQSILCKPSCCQPVICEPSCCSAVCTVPSSCQPVVCEPTRCQPVCPTPSCCPSVRSVANSCQAVCCDPSPCEPSCSEPSSCQPATCVALVCEPVCLRSVCCIPSPCEPPCVSNTCQETSCCISSLCQPICSEPSPCSASICVPRPCQPPCYVVKRCRSISCEPVSCPSTSCQPLCGRPGSSASAICQPTCSRTFYIPSSCKHPCTPSVSYRPICRPICSGPITYRQPYVTSISYRPACYRPCYSILRRPACVTSLSYRPVCSRLPCADFCKKDCKKSTSSQQDCTDSTSCKAEVSNASPCQTTEAKPTSPTTREAAASPPTAAKPADH, encoded by the coding sequence ATGTCTGGAAACTGCTGTTCTAGGAAATGCCCGTCTGTGCCAGGcatctctctctgctccactGAGGTGAGCTGCGGAGGACCTGTCTGTTTGCCCAGTTCCTGCCAGAGCCAGACATGGCAACTGGTGACTTGCCAAGGCAGCTGTGAATCATCTAGCTGTGGCCCACAGTGCTGTCAGCCCTCCTGTGCTGTGAGCAGCTGTGCCCAACCTGTGTGCTGTGAAGCCACCACCTGTGAGCCTTCCTGTGCTGTGAGCAGCTGTGCCCAACCTGTGTGCTATGAAGCCACCATCTGTGAACCTTCCTGTGCTGTGAACAGCTGTGCCCAACCTGTGTGCTGTGAAGCCACCACCTGTGAGCCTTCCTGTGCTGTGAGCAGCTGTGCCCAACCTGTGTGCTATGAAGCCACCATCTGTGAGCCCTCCTGTTCTATGAACAGCTGTGCCCAACCTGTGTGCTGTGAAGCCACCATCTGTGAGCCCTCCTGTGCTGTGAATAGCTGTGCCCAACCTGTGTGCTATGAAGCCACCATCTGTGAGCCCTCCTGTGCTGTGAATAGCTGTGCCCAACCTGTGTGCTGTGAAGCCACCATCTGTGAGCCTTCTTGCTCAGTGAGCAGTTGCTGCCAACCTGTGTGCTGTGAGACTCCTTCCTGCCAGCCAGTCCTCTGTGTACCCACTCCCTGCCAGTCCATTCTGTGCAAACCCAGCTGCTGCCAGCCGGTCATCTGTGAGCCCAGCTGCTGTTCAGCTGTCTGCACTGTGCCAAGTTCCTGCCAACCAGTGGTCTGTGAACCCACTCGCTGTCAGCCAGTCTGCCCCACACCTAGCTGCTGTCCCTCTGTCCGCTCTGTGGCTAATAGCTGCCAGGCTGTCTGCTGTGACCCCAGTCCTTGTGAGCCATCTTGCTCAGAGCCCAGCAGCTGCCAGCCAGCTACCTGTGTGGCTCTGGTCTGTGAGCCTGTCTGTCTTCGTTCTGTCTGCTGTATTCCAAGCCCTTGTGAGCCACCTTGTGTCTCTAACACTTGCCAAGAGACCTCTTGTTGCATCTCCAGCCTCTGCCAACCCATCTGCTCTGAGCCCAGCCCTTGTTCAGCAAGTATCTGTGTGCCCAGGCCATGTCAACCTCCCTGCTATGTAGTCAAGCGCTGCCGGTCCATCTCCTGTGAGCCTGTTTCCTGCCCATCTACCTCCTGCCAACCTCTTTGCGGCCGCCCTGGGTCTTCTGCCTCTGCCATCTGCCAACCTACTTGCTCTCGGACCTTCTACATACCCAGCTCCTGCAAACATCCTTGCACTCCTTCAGTTTCTTACCGCCCAATCTGTCGCCCAATCTGCTCTGGACCCATCACTTATAGGCAGCCTTATGTGACCTCCATCTCCTATCGCCCTGCCTGCTACCGCCCATGCTACTCCATCCTGCGCCGCCCAGCCTGTGTCACTTCGCTCTCTTACCGTCCGGTCTGCTCTCGCCTGCCTTGTGCTGACTTCTGTAAAAAGGATTGCAAGAAATCTACTTCCAGTCAACAAGATTGCACCGACTCAACATCCTGCAAGGCTGAGGTCTCAAATGCCAGTCCCTGCCAGACCACTGAAGCCAAACCCACCAGCCCAACCACCCGTGAGGCCGCAGCCAGCCCGCCTACTGCTGCCAAGCCTGCTGACCACTAA
- the KRTAP29-1 gene encoding keratin-associated protein 29-1, with product MVDSCCPRTTMTVPAVPTFICSNGGSFRNGICLPSSCRSRTWQLVTCQESCQPSSSAPSGCEPASCQPTCLPTTSSVGFVCQPICSCTACYESGTGQSPCLVSSCQPSCSESTSCQVNCCEASLNQQTSCQEPVFVSGSCQAACGQSVCCDTRSCQPSCSEVTSCAENSCPPTICAASPCQSTCCQQGSCQPTNGKDQLCKSTYYQPICYIFKTCQLVPFMPVPCQPSTCVFSSCNPTCCVSSLCQPLYCQPSPSISFVCQPVANCQPPCFVKNACKLVSCGTMLSGQPTCDGSTSCNRDVCKSPSCQPACCVTGLGKPSSGGCNCF from the coding sequence ATGGTGGACAGCTGTTGCCCCAGAACCACCATGACCGTTCCAGCTGTGCCCACTTTCATATGCTCAAATGGCGGTAGCTTCCGAAATGGTATCTGTTTGCCTAGTTCCTGCCGGAGCAGAACGTGGCAACTGGTCACATGCCAAGAAAGCTGTCAGCCATCCAGCAGTGCCCCAAGTGGCTGTGAACCTGCTTCTTGCCAACCTACCTGCCTTCCAACAACTTCTTCTGTTGGTTTTGTCTGCCAACCCATTTGCTCCTGTACGGCCTGCTATGAATCTGGCACTGGTCAGTCTCCATGTCTGGTTAGCTCATGCCAACCCTCCTGCTCAGAATCTACCAGTTGTCAGGTAAATTGCTGTGAAGCCAGCCTCAACCAGCAAACCTCCTGCCAAGAACCTGTCTTTGTGTCTGGATCATGCCAGGCAGCTTGTGGCCAATCGGTCTGCTGTGACACTAGGTCCTGCCAGCCATCCTGCTCTGAAGTAACTTCCTGTGCTGAAAATTCTTGCCCACCAACCATCTGTGCAGCTAGTCCATGCCAGTCAACTTGCTGCCAACAAGGTTCATGTCAACCCACTAATGGCAAAGATCAGCTCTGCAAATCAACTTATTACCAACCCATCTGTTACATTTTTAAGACTTGCCAATTGGTTCCCTTTATGCCTGTTCCCTGCCAGCCGTCAACTTGTGTGTTCAGTTCTTGCAATCCTACATGCTGTGTGTCCTCCCTTTGCCAGCCACTTTACTGCCAACCATCTCCTTCGATATCCTTCGTCTGCCAGCCAGTGGCTAACTGCCAGCCCCCATGTTTTGTAAAGAACGCTTGCAAACTAGTTTCCTGTGGCACCATGCTTTCTGGCCAACCAACTTGTGATGGATCCACTTCCTGCAACCGAGATGTCTGCAAATCCCCTTCCTGTCAACCAGCTTGCTGTGTGACAGGTTTAGGCAAACCATCCAGCGGTGGCTGCAATTGCTTTTGA